One Thermostichus vulcanus str. 'Rupite' genomic window carries:
- a CDS encoding Uma2 family endonuclease: protein MARELQQIQKLTFEEFLDWYPNDGSRYELIDGELVEMRPIGDHEELAGLITRKLDREIERLSLPYFIPKSCCVKPESATDAYLPDVIVLDRQALQKEPLWKTASTIIYGSSAPLVVEIASTNGQDDYARKLEDYEAMGIREYWIVDYRALDGKRFIGDPKQPTVSIYQLIDDRYQAQQFRANDPVQSRIFFRAGFRRSRDIEF from the coding sequence ATGGCACGCGAACTCCAGCAAATCCAAAAATTAACCTTTGAAGAATTCTTAGACTGGTATCCCAACGATGGCAGCCGCTATGAGTTGATCGATGGTGAGCTAGTGGAAATGCGGCCCATTGGAGATCATGAAGAATTGGCGGGTTTGATTACGCGCAAACTGGATCGAGAAATTGAACGGCTGTCATTACCCTACTTCATCCCCAAAAGCTGCTGTGTCAAGCCAGAAAGCGCAACAGATGCTTATCTACCGGACGTGATCGTTTTGGATCGACAGGCCCTGCAAAAAGAACCCCTTTGGAAAACAGCCTCGACGATTATATATGGATCCTCAGCTCCTCTTGTGGTTGAGATTGCCAGTACTAATGGGCAGGATGATTACGCCCGCAAGCTGGAGGATTATGAAGCCATGGGGATCCGAGAATACTGGATCGTCGATTATCGAGCTTTGGATGGAAAACGATTCATCGGGGATCCCAAGCAGCCAACGGTTAGCATCTATCAGTTGATAGACGATCGGTATCAAGCTCAGCAATTTCGTGCGAATGACCCAGTTCAGTCTAGGATTTTTTTCAGAGCTGGTTTTAGGCGCTCAAGAGATATTGAATTTTAG
- a CDS encoding TIGR02921 family PEP-CTERM protein, with the protein MTAATPEPQKISWMRRLFNWACYGIFWSWNAGSLALVYLGFLPFIGFSFLIAIGQENFNLNLFLTILLLMLVPVGCSIWGLIRYLKKPGQLMRLFFGLEAPLILLCLIRLFVFRQMPLSSLFMVVTFLLALLAYGVDLAWPTKTWGRWGSWLQLTGHSLLLTTGLYGGILLSLYVPPIAMIFVKGVIEWVVGFFRFEWVSSLQYTPWKALPFFLLIYSSMLLVLGAGGLIFILLPLAMTSLYLRSGWGKLVQLAIRWGSPRVFAGSIAVLGVWMGLFLTLQTQPQVHAFTLLENPPTTDQARQELIQQSDRIRDGLLNAYLSPYRYLSTRTEAQNLRELYHDIFRLPRPIGEKIQAVHNTLFSPFLYDGSLEDQPKAAQLYEQFFDEPIQKAESETIRQALNATLNRDQVQAGLLDIDQKRVWLAKQEVTVQSQGDIAQVEIHERYENNTWEQQEVFYAFSLPESAVITGLWLGETENLAQRFSHVVAPRGAAQQVYTQEVRRQVDPALLEQVGPQQYRLRAFPVPPRTYDPQGAGGWIPGQMHLWMTYQVMAQPGGWPLPHLLEQRNIYWTRQTERWQNGEPVSSLTESWFPPYVSGTVQPQSHQITLTSDPPTTLTAQPFAEQRIPKNRHFALVLDTSYSMWQQRGSLRETFLWLDALFLPQNQVDVYVSSAEGMSPRFLGEIRQLQAQTLTLYGSLTLQEILHQFHSLQNSRSYDAVVLVTDTGSYERSQGDPLPPLAAPLWILHLGDVPAAYDDPVLEAITDTDGGVDTNLQTLMTRLETQLSLGSTVLDGYRWQVQTETQTEVQTKPAEEEGDPFFAPLAARYWIRYMSRQTPERTLADLDRIHTIAKEQDIVTPFSSMLVLVNDRQRQALAEAEAAADRFEREVETGTETLTQPFSPFTVTGVPEPEEWLLIGIALALGTGILYRQRQRAKA; encoded by the coding sequence ATGACTGCTGCTACTCCTGAGCCTCAAAAAATCAGTTGGATGCGACGACTGTTTAACTGGGCCTGTTACGGCATTTTCTGGAGCTGGAATGCGGGATCCCTGGCCTTGGTATATCTAGGGTTTCTTCCATTTATCGGATTTTCATTTCTCATTGCCATTGGGCAAGAAAATTTCAATCTCAATCTTTTCTTGACGATTCTTCTGCTAATGCTGGTGCCGGTGGGGTGTTCGATCTGGGGACTGATTCGCTATCTCAAAAAACCAGGGCAATTGATGCGGCTATTTTTTGGCCTAGAGGCACCGCTGATTTTGCTATGTTTAATTCGGCTGTTTGTCTTTCGACAAATGCCTCTTTCTAGCCTGTTCATGGTGGTCACCTTCTTGTTGGCGCTGCTGGCCTATGGTGTGGACTTGGCCTGGCCTACCAAAACCTGGGGCCGCTGGGGTAGTTGGTTACAACTCACTGGGCATAGTTTGCTGCTCACCACCGGACTGTATGGCGGGATCCTCTTGAGTCTGTATGTGCCTCCCATTGCCATGATCTTTGTCAAAGGGGTGATCGAATGGGTGGTCGGCTTTTTCCGGTTTGAATGGGTGTCTAGCCTGCAATACACCCCCTGGAAAGCCCTGCCTTTTTTCCTGCTCATCTACAGCAGCATGTTGCTGGTTTTGGGAGCAGGCGGATTGATCTTTATCCTGCTGCCCCTTGCCATGACTAGCTTGTATTTGCGTTCCGGCTGGGGGAAGTTAGTGCAGCTTGCCATCAGATGGGGATCCCCTCGCGTTTTTGCCGGATCGATTGCCGTTTTGGGTGTGTGGATGGGGCTATTTCTAACGCTGCAAACCCAACCTCAAGTTCATGCCTTTACATTACTGGAGAATCCACCCACCACCGATCAAGCTCGTCAGGAACTGATCCAGCAGTCTGACCGAATTCGGGATGGTTTATTAAATGCCTATCTATCTCCCTACCGCTATCTCAGCACCCGTACTGAAGCCCAAAATCTGCGGGAGCTTTACCATGATATATTTCGCTTACCCCGACCCATCGGGGAGAAAATTCAGGCGGTTCACAACACCTTGTTTTCACCCTTTTTATATGACGGATCCCTGGAGGATCAACCCAAAGCCGCTCAGCTTTACGAACAATTTTTCGATGAGCCGATCCAAAAAGCCGAGAGCGAAACCATTCGTCAGGCCCTAAATGCCACCCTCAACAGGGATCAGGTGCAGGCGGGCCTTTTGGATATCGACCAAAAACGGGTTTGGCTGGCCAAACAGGAGGTGACGGTTCAATCTCAGGGGGATATCGCTCAAGTTGAGATCCACGAACGGTACGAAAACAATACCTGGGAGCAGCAGGAGGTTTTTTACGCTTTTTCTTTGCCCGAAAGTGCTGTTATTACCGGCCTCTGGCTTGGAGAAACCGAAAACTTGGCACAACGCTTCTCCCATGTGGTGGCCCCGCGTGGAGCAGCCCAACAGGTCTACACCCAGGAGGTGCGTCGCCAGGTGGATCCGGCCCTACTGGAGCAGGTGGGCCCCCAACAATACCGTCTGCGGGCGTTCCCCGTTCCCCCCAGAACCTATGATCCTCAAGGAGCCGGTGGCTGGATCCCGGGTCAAATGCACCTGTGGATGACCTATCAAGTCATGGCTCAGCCGGGGGGATGGCCGCTGCCGCACCTATTGGAGCAGCGCAATATCTACTGGACACGCCAAACCGAGCGTTGGCAAAACGGCGAACCAGTTAGCTCTCTGACCGAGTCATGGTTTCCCCCTTACGTCAGTGGGACGGTACAGCCCCAATCCCATCAGATCACCCTCACCAGTGACCCACCGACCACCCTTACGGCTCAGCCTTTTGCAGAGCAACGGATCCCCAAAAACCGGCATTTCGCCCTGGTTTTGGATACCTCCTACAGCATGTGGCAGCAACGGGGATCCCTGCGGGAAACTTTTTTGTGGTTGGATGCTCTTTTCTTGCCGCAAAATCAGGTGGATGTGTACGTCAGTTCTGCCGAGGGCATGAGTCCCCGCTTTTTGGGAGAGATCCGGCAATTGCAGGCCCAAACCCTGACCCTGTACGGATCCCTGACCCTTCAGGAGATTTTGCATCAGTTTCATAGCCTGCAAAACAGCCGCTCCTACGATGCCGTTGTGCTCGTGACCGATACCGGCAGTTATGAACGTTCCCAAGGGGATCCCTTGCCCCCGTTAGCGGCCCCCTTGTGGATCCTGCATTTGGGAGATGTGCCTGCGGCCTATGATGACCCGGTACTGGAGGCAATCACCGATACCGATGGGGGCGTGGATACCAACCTTCAAACCCTGATGACCCGACTGGAAACCCAACTCAGCCTGGGATCCACCGTCTTGGATGGGTACCGTTGGCAGGTGCAAACAGAAACCCAGACAGAAGTCCAAACAAAGCCAGCAGAGGAAGAAGGGGATCCCTTCTTTGCCCCCTTGGCGGCCCGCTATTGGATCCGGTACATGAGCCGCCAAACCCCGGAGCGCACCCTGGCCGATTTGGATCGCATCCATACCATTGCCAAAGAACAGGATATCGTCACGCCTTTTTCCTCGATGTTGGTGCTAGTCAATGACCGGCAACGACAAGCCCTTGCCGAGGCCGAAGCCGCCGCAGATCGCTTTGAGCGGGAGGTGGAAACCGGCACCGAGACCCTAACGCAACCGTTCTCGCCCTTTACGGTCACAGGGGTACCGGAGCCAGAAGAGTGGCTGTTGATCGGCATTGCTCTGGCCCTGGGTACAGGGATCCTCTACCGTCAACGACAACGGGCTAAGGCTTGA
- a CDS encoding ABC transporter substrate-binding protein yields MGQQVAGSNRRGRRQFLKQGLQAGILTGTGLAALSTSGLRHSQTAQATPQQGGTMVVVGHQEVPTLSPGKAVGNVPLFVIYQLYNGLVEVDENFEVQPALAESWQISADGLTYTFKLRQGVKFHDGEDFTAEDVKYTYEFYGDPDSGSTLIGQAADIESIDIPDDYTVVFTLKQPNATFLRISANNFYIVPKHYHEEVGEEVFETQPIGTGPFKLKEWRAAEFTELEAFEEHFRGRPNIDILRQDIVPEASVRAIALETGQADSMVWPPLIEDNLRFEADTENYTTFKTPSLSVNHFPLNNNHPILSDKRVRQAMMYAFDRPRQIQDVQQGAAVLATSNLSPSLVQWYTELVTRYEYDPNKAVELLEEAGWTVGADGIREKDGQKFTFTCTTITGDQARRPQAEILQQQLRAVGIDMQLSEAPITAIQTGLRNNTVDASLYNWNYGGTNGDPDAPTTLGSDGRSNWSNFKNARVDELLDLGRKEVDPEKRAEYYREIQQIVADEVPFLFVMYWDWFTIFSSRIKGLPESALISDFLYKKCYQFWIEA; encoded by the coding sequence ATGGGTCAACAGGTTGCCGGATCCAATCGTAGGGGTCGGCGGCAATTTCTTAAACAAGGTCTTCAAGCTGGGATCCTAACTGGAACCGGGTTGGCGGCTTTATCCACCTCTGGGCTCCGTCATTCTCAAACGGCCCAAGCCACGCCTCAGCAGGGCGGCACGATGGTGGTGGTTGGACACCAGGAGGTTCCTACCCTGAGTCCCGGCAAGGCGGTGGGGAATGTGCCCCTGTTCGTGATCTATCAGCTTTACAATGGCCTGGTAGAGGTGGATGAGAACTTTGAGGTTCAGCCTGCTCTAGCGGAATCTTGGCAGATCAGTGCGGATGGCCTCACCTACACTTTCAAGCTACGGCAGGGGGTAAAATTTCACGATGGAGAAGACTTCACCGCAGAGGATGTGAAGTACACCTACGAGTTTTATGGGGATCCGGATAGCGGCTCTACATTGATCGGTCAGGCAGCAGATATCGAGAGCATCGATATCCCTGATGACTACACGGTGGTATTTACCCTAAAGCAACCCAACGCCACGTTTCTGCGTATTTCAGCCAACAACTTCTACATTGTGCCCAAGCACTATCATGAAGAGGTGGGAGAAGAAGTTTTTGAAACCCAACCAATCGGTACTGGCCCTTTCAAGCTCAAAGAATGGCGCGCGGCAGAGTTTACGGAGCTGGAGGCTTTCGAGGAGCATTTCCGAGGTCGCCCCAATATCGATATTCTGCGCCAAGATATTGTGCCAGAAGCTTCTGTTCGAGCCATTGCTCTGGAAACCGGCCAAGCAGACTCGATGGTGTGGCCGCCGCTGATCGAAGACAACCTGCGCTTCGAAGCGGATACCGAGAACTACACTACCTTCAAAACGCCTAGCCTTAGCGTGAACCACTTCCCTTTGAACAACAACCACCCGATTCTTTCCGACAAGCGGGTGCGCCAAGCGATGATGTACGCCTTTGATCGGCCCCGCCAAATTCAGGATGTACAGCAAGGGGCAGCGGTTTTAGCCACCTCCAATCTCTCCCCCTCATTGGTGCAGTGGTACACCGAATTGGTAACTCGCTACGAATACGACCCCAACAAAGCTGTGGAATTGCTGGAAGAGGCAGGTTGGACTGTTGGGGCAGATGGCATCCGTGAGAAAGATGGGCAGAAATTCACCTTCACCTGCACAACCATCACCGGGGATCAGGCTCGTCGGCCACAAGCAGAGATTTTGCAGCAACAACTGCGGGCCGTAGGGATCGACATGCAACTTTCAGAAGCTCCGATCACTGCCATCCAGACTGGGCTACGCAACAATACCGTCGATGCCTCCCTCTACAACTGGAACTACGGCGGCACCAATGGGGATCCCGATGCACCCACCACCCTAGGTTCCGATGGCCGTTCCAACTGGTCAAATTTTAAGAATGCTCGTGTGGATGAGCTGCTGGATTTGGGTCGCAAAGAAGTGGATCCCGAAAAACGAGCAGAATACTATCGGGAAATTCAGCAAATCGTTGCGGATGAAGTTCCTTTCTTATTTGTCATGTATTGGGATTGGTTTACGATTTTCAGTAGCCGCATTAAGGGATTGCCAGAGTCTGCACTGATTAGCGATTTCCTCTACAAAAAGTGCTACCAATTTTGGATTGAAGCTTAA
- a CDS encoding ABC transporter permease, with product MGRYLLTRILQGILVILLISLFTFAIVRLIPGDPVDLLLGEGQVPITEAQVEAIRRQWGLDRPLWEQYLIWMGKMLTGSLGTSIIRTGVPVSRMIWEAVPVTALLNLLALGIALAVAIPAGIIAGSRRNSWFDYLFTAGTTLGVAVPNFWLGLMLIVLFGVVLRWLPPFGLRSWQGYILPVAVLATEQMAVLARVMRGAMIEILAQDYIKTARSKGLSYGAILFGHAVPNALLPVVTVIGFRIAFLLSGTLIIESVFALPGLGRLLYDSVFRLDYQVAQAIVMLLSILVVVVNLLTDLTYAAIDPRLRLLARSR from the coding sequence ATGGGCCGATATCTACTCACCCGCATCCTGCAAGGGATCCTTGTCATTCTGTTGATTAGTTTGTTCACCTTTGCCATCGTTCGCCTGATCCCTGGAGATCCGGTGGATTTGTTGCTGGGGGAGGGTCAGGTGCCCATCACAGAAGCACAGGTAGAGGCCATTCGGCGCCAGTGGGGTCTAGATCGCCCCTTGTGGGAGCAATATCTGATCTGGATGGGCAAAATGCTCACTGGCAGTTTGGGGACCTCTATCATCCGCACCGGGGTTCCGGTTAGCCGCATGATCTGGGAAGCCGTGCCCGTCACTGCTTTGCTCAATCTGTTGGCACTGGGGATTGCCTTGGCAGTGGCCATTCCCGCCGGTATTATCGCTGGATCCCGCCGCAACTCTTGGTTTGACTACCTGTTTACGGCTGGAACAACTCTGGGAGTTGCCGTACCCAATTTTTGGTTGGGGTTGATGTTAATCGTGCTGTTTGGGGTGGTGTTGCGCTGGTTACCGCCTTTTGGACTTCGTTCCTGGCAGGGATACATTCTGCCCGTGGCAGTGTTGGCAACGGAACAGATGGCGGTGCTAGCGCGGGTTATGCGGGGGGCGATGATCGAGATCCTTGCTCAGGACTACATTAAAACGGCGCGTAGCAAGGGGCTCTCCTACGGGGCTATTTTGTTCGGCCATGCCGTACCCAACGCTCTATTGCCGGTGGTGACAGTGATTGGTTTTCGCATCGCCTTTCTGCTGAGTGGCACCCTCATCATCGAGTCGGTGTTTGCTTTACCTGGTCTGGGGAGGTTGCTCTATGACTCGGTCTTTCGCCTGGATTATCAGGTGGCACAAGCGATTGTGATGTTACTCTCCATTTTGGTGGTGGTGGTGAATTTGCTCACAGATCTCACCTACGCTGCGATTGATCCCCGACTGCGGCTGCTGGCTCGCTCTCGTTAG
- a CDS encoding HNH endonuclease has protein sequence MGHVFKPSTIPTVNEYVSGLSAIGSRINESQLRLLQEQYYAPNRTVTATQLAELIGIESGRGTVNLLYGRLGRLFCEATGFEPSQREIGTHRWWSVWSSGYEERNPYRFFWEMHPEVAEALEALGWVTPERSSSVTFPDEVDETTVFREGAVCKVSVNAYERSPQARQRCIAYYGTSCFACGFNFGQVFGELGEGFIHVHHLCPISEIAEEYEVDPVKEALLDLW, from the coding sequence ATGGGTCACGTTTTCAAACCAAGTACAATACCAACTGTTAACGAGTATGTGTCAGGCTTATCTGCGATCGGTTCTCGTATCAATGAATCACAGCTTCGTTTATTACAAGAGCAGTATTACGCCCCAAATCGTACTGTTACAGCGACCCAACTTGCAGAGCTAATAGGCATTGAGAGCGGACGTGGCACGGTCAATCTGCTATACGGTCGGCTAGGACGGTTATTCTGCGAAGCAACAGGGTTTGAGCCAAGTCAGCGAGAAATTGGTACACATCGATGGTGGTCTGTGTGGTCTAGTGGATACGAAGAGCGTAATCCCTATCGATTTTTTTGGGAAATGCATCCAGAAGTTGCAGAAGCTCTCGAAGCTTTGGGTTGGGTTACGCCTGAACGTTCTTCATCGGTCACGTTTCCTGATGAAGTTGATGAAACTACAGTTTTCCGCGAAGGCGCAGTCTGCAAAGTTTCAGTTAATGCTTATGAACGCAGTCCTCAAGCTCGTCAAAGATGCATAGCTTACTATGGAACAAGTTGCTTTGCCTGTGGATTCAATTTTGGTCAGGTTTTCGGAGAATTAGGTGAGGGGTTTATTCACGTACACCATCTCTGTCCCATTTCTGAAATTGCCGAAGAGTACGAGGTTGATCCTGTCAAAGAGGCTCTCCTGGACTTATGGTGA
- a CDS encoding Na+/H+ antiporter yields the protein MLDGIPLAGFNLNCHFSPQVLATALATLAESEVLDALESEVIKANLERFLLVLTVSLSVATLPQVFRWVRQIPYTLLLVIVGAALALVDVRLVNLSPELILTIFLPPLLFEAAWNLKWRDLRRDLFPITLFAVVGVIISVMGIGLGLAQWAGIPLSLALLIGASLSATDPVSVIALFRELGVGERIKTLMEGESLFNDGVAVVAFGLLVGIPLGIETFDLQVTVLRVFTVVGIGVGMGALVGFGISYLTQRFDLPLVEQSLTLIAAYGTYLVVEELGGSGVIGVVTTGLILGNFGSRIGMNPRTRLIVSEFWEFLAFFVNSIVFLLIGDQIQYSILGENLIPIGVAITAMVISRALSTYGLSSFCNVTLLSNRGASGAEPISWKAQTVLWWGGLRGSVSIALALSVPESLPGREAIIATVFGVVLFTLLVQGLTVKPLLVGLDLLGDQPLKQEYMEKLARRAALQRVLEHLMQMDGRIEVEVDFYQYQKALVEGGIRDLEEEISALQSKHPLLKDYAAEQLREELLSIEADTYAEYVRSGQLNRELASFLQEVLRQSLS from the coding sequence ATGCTAGACGGGATCCCGTTGGCCGGTTTCAACCTCAATTGCCATTTCTCGCCTCAGGTCTTAGCCACTGCTCTGGCAACTTTAGCGGAGTCGGAGGTGCTGGATGCCTTGGAATCAGAGGTGATCAAAGCCAATCTGGAGCGGTTTTTGCTGGTGCTGACTGTCTCTCTAAGTGTGGCCACCTTACCGCAGGTGTTTCGCTGGGTACGGCAGATCCCCTATACCCTGCTGCTGGTGATCGTCGGGGCAGCCTTGGCGCTAGTGGATGTGCGCTTGGTGAATCTCTCGCCGGAGCTGATCCTAACCATTTTCTTGCCGCCGTTGCTGTTTGAAGCGGCTTGGAACCTGAAGTGGAGGGATCTGCGCCGGGATCTGTTCCCGATTACCCTCTTTGCAGTCGTGGGGGTGATCATCTCCGTCATGGGTATTGGCTTAGGGTTGGCGCAGTGGGCCGGGATCCCCTTGTCGCTGGCTTTGTTGATCGGAGCAAGCCTATCGGCCACGGATCCGGTTTCGGTGATTGCCCTGTTTCGAGAGCTGGGGGTAGGAGAGCGCATCAAAACTCTGATGGAAGGCGAAAGTCTGTTCAACGATGGGGTGGCGGTGGTGGCTTTTGGCCTGTTGGTCGGGATCCCGTTGGGAATCGAAACTTTTGATCTGCAGGTGACGGTGCTGCGGGTCTTTACGGTGGTCGGGATTGGTGTCGGCATGGGGGCACTGGTCGGGTTCGGCATCTCCTATTTGACACAACGGTTTGATCTGCCCCTAGTAGAGCAATCCCTGACTTTAATTGCTGCCTACGGCACCTATTTGGTGGTGGAAGAATTGGGGGGATCCGGCGTGATTGGGGTGGTGACCACTGGGCTGATTTTGGGCAATTTTGGATCCCGAATTGGCATGAATCCCCGCACCCGTTTGATCGTGAGTGAATTTTGGGAATTTCTCGCTTTCTTTGTGAATTCCATTGTGTTTTTGCTGATTGGAGATCAGATCCAGTACAGCATTTTGGGGGAGAACTTGATCCCAATCGGGGTGGCCATCACCGCAATGGTAATTTCCCGTGCCCTTTCTACTTATGGCCTCAGTAGTTTCTGTAATGTGACGCTGCTCTCCAACCGAGGGGCTTCTGGAGCAGAACCGATCAGCTGGAAGGCTCAAACGGTGCTCTGGTGGGGAGGCTTACGCGGCTCGGTCTCCATTGCCTTGGCCTTGAGTGTGCCCGAATCGTTGCCCGGTCGAGAAGCAATCATCGCCACTGTTTTTGGGGTCGTGCTCTTTACGCTGTTGGTACAGGGGCTGACCGTGAAGCCCCTCTTAGTCGGACTAGACCTTTTGGGGGATCAACCCCTGAAACAGGAATATATGGAAAAGCTGGCCCGCCGCGCCGCTCTGCAACGGGTGCTGGAGCATTTGATGCAAATGGATGGCCGTATTGAAGTCGAAGTCGATTTTTACCAGTACCAAAAAGCGCTGGTAGAAGGCGGGATCCGCGATTTGGAAGAAGAGATCAGCGCTTTGCAGAGCAAGCATCCTCTGCTCAAAGACTACGCCGCTGAACAGTTGCGAGAAGAACTGCTTTCCATCGAAGCCGATACCTACGCCGAATATGTCCGTTCTGGGCAACTCAATCGGGAACTGGCCTCCTTTTTACAGGAGGTGCTGCGACAAAGCCTAAGCTAG
- the xrtO gene encoding exosortase O: MDVLRPEPGIPEPEESGIPSTPIKSWLVPGVLTASWLVIHWGSLTEWLGELGSRLSLILWLLAGLGWVILWAGAKPKGLRLEPVCHWGSLGMLLAAGVVPYVGGSLPESIGQSLQLSWGLYGLLGLGLPGSLWWRGLPFALGISVLLPFGGAFGNGLGFPARLVTAQVVEQLLKARGVAAISSHDIILLENGIAHVDLPCSGLKGLWVGGCFLLGATWLEGRRMGWLWLGVASFTLVALMMANILRVWALVEVGYGLAQPQLAELLHVPLGVLGFVGACGLSWLALQWVPAGEIAPSENGPRSTASPKSAPWGVWLVLPLLWLGSLRLPPSVGIPQALDLHALQMGSLTWVTTPLDLTAAEQDFFRPQAGTTVVKTHFDTGTVQGSLLLVGSSSWRQHHAPELCWAASGLRVVKMIPVELNPALKARWLTLEQGIPGSAVTSSGFYWFQSAQGTTDNLLSRIGAELQGAIQKTDPRWVLVSGVLEGSYSPNEPEIQSLALQLQTALESVF, encoded by the coding sequence GTGGATGTGTTGAGGCCAGAGCCAGGGATCCCAGAGCCAGAAGAATCTGGGATCCCGTCCACACCCATAAAGAGCTGGCTTGTTCCGGGAGTGCTGACTGCTTCCTGGTTGGTCATCCACTGGGGATCCCTGACGGAATGGCTGGGGGAACTGGGATCCCGGCTGAGTTTAATCCTGTGGCTGCTGGCGGGGTTGGGCTGGGTAATCCTGTGGGCCGGGGCAAAGCCTAAGGGGCTGAGGCTGGAGCCGGTCTGCCACTGGGGATCCCTGGGGATGTTGCTGGCAGCGGGTGTGGTGCCCTATGTGGGGGGATCCCTGCCGGAGAGCATCGGGCAGTCGCTTCAACTCAGTTGGGGTCTCTATGGATTGCTGGGGTTGGGGTTGCCTGGATCCCTGTGGTGGCGAGGGTTACCCTTTGCTCTGGGGATATCCGTGTTGCTGCCTTTTGGCGGGGCGTTTGGTAATGGTTTGGGGTTTCCGGCCCGGCTGGTAACGGCTCAGGTGGTGGAGCAGTTGCTCAAAGCCAGGGGCGTTGCCGCTATTTCTTCCCACGACATTATTCTGCTGGAGAACGGCATTGCCCATGTGGATCTGCCCTGTAGCGGCCTGAAGGGACTGTGGGTGGGCGGGTGCTTTTTGTTAGGGGCCACCTGGCTGGAAGGTCGGCGCATGGGCTGGCTTTGGCTAGGGGTGGCCAGTTTCACCCTAGTTGCCCTGATGATGGCCAATATCTTGCGGGTGTGGGCGTTGGTGGAGGTGGGGTATGGGCTGGCGCAGCCGCAACTGGCGGAACTGCTGCATGTGCCCTTGGGGGTGTTGGGGTTTGTGGGGGCCTGTGGGCTGAGCTGGCTGGCTTTGCAATGGGTACCCGCTGGGGAAATAGCCCCTTCTGAGAACGGGCCCCGTTCAACGGCTTCCCCAAAATCGGCCCCCTGGGGGGTATGGCTGGTTTTACCCCTGCTTTGGCTGGGATCCCTTCGGCTACCTCCATCAGTGGGGATCCCGCAGGCATTGGATCTGCACGCTTTGCAAATGGGATCCCTCACCTGGGTGACAACCCCACTGGACTTGACAGCTGCTGAACAAGACTTCTTTCGCCCACAAGCGGGCACAACCGTTGTGAAAACCCACTTCGATACCGGCACTGTGCAGGGATCCCTGCTTTTGGTGGGGAGCAGCAGTTGGCGACAGCACCATGCCCCCGAACTCTGTTGGGCGGCTAGTGGTTTACGGGTGGTCAAGATGATCCCGGTAGAGCTGAATCCTGCTCTTAAGGCCCGCTGGTTAACGTTAGAGCAAGGGATCCCAGGATCTGCTGTGACCAGTTCAGGCTTTTATTGGTTTCAATCGGCCCAGGGGACAACAGATAATCTCCTCAGTCGAATTGGAGCAGAACTGCAAGGGGCAATACAGAAAACGGATCCCCGTTGGGTTTTGGTCTCAGGCGTTTTGGAGGGATCCTATTCTCCAAATGAACCTGAAATTCAGTCGTTGGCCCTTCAGCTCCAAACTGCATTAGAGTCTGTCTTTTAG
- a CDS encoding ABC transporter ATP-binding protein — MSETLAPPTESAHKTEPAIAITGLTKTYRTGFWMNKVVSPLKDCSLTVARGETFGLLGPNGAGKTTTIKCLLGIVDPTSGSGTLLGRPLGDRSIKQQVGYLPENPYFYDYLTAWEFLHFAGKVFRLPDRLLQERIPQLLELVGLSIDTARKKQLRTYSKGMLQRTGMAQALINDPELVFLDEPMSGLDPMGRYQMREIILSLKQQGKTVFFNSHILGDVEVICNRVGLIIGGKLVQQGTLDELLGQTESYRVQGHDGDVNQFRERLQHFHLQGSHWSGEWGGSLSELLGILNQAGAVVTDLHLQRQSLEEYFVDQVRAVEGDHPVST, encoded by the coding sequence ATGAGCGAGACCCTTGCCCCACCAACAGAATCGGCTCACAAGACCGAGCCTGCCATTGCCATTACAGGCCTGACCAAAACCTATCGCACCGGCTTTTGGATGAACAAGGTGGTGAGTCCCCTCAAGGATTGTTCCTTGACGGTGGCACGCGGAGAAACCTTTGGGCTGCTGGGGCCTAACGGGGCTGGCAAAACCACCACCATCAAATGTTTACTCGGGATTGTGGATCCCACCAGCGGCAGCGGTACCTTGCTGGGCAGACCCTTGGGGGATCGCTCCATCAAGCAGCAGGTGGGGTACTTGCCGGAAAATCCCTATTTTTACGACTATTTAACGGCGTGGGAGTTTCTACATTTTGCGGGGAAAGTGTTTCGGCTGCCCGACCGCCTTTTGCAAGAACGGATCCCGCAACTGCTGGAGTTGGTGGGGCTTTCCATCGATACCGCCCGTAAAAAACAACTGCGCACCTACTCCAAAGGGATGCTCCAACGCACCGGCATGGCCCAAGCCCTGATCAACGATCCGGAGCTGGTGTTTTTGGATGAGCCGATGTCCGGGTTGGATCCGATGGGCCGCTACCAAATGCGCGAGATTATCCTATCCCTCAAACAACAGGGCAAAACCGTCTTTTTCAATAGCCATATCTTGGGAGATGTCGAGGTGATCTGCAACCGGGTCGGCCTGATCATCGGCGGCAAATTGGTGCAGCAGGGCACTTTGGATGAATTGCTCGGGCAGACCGAAAGCTATCGGGTGCAGGGGCACGATGGAGATGTCAATCAATTCCGTGAGCGCCTCCAGCATTTTCATCTGCAGGGATCCCATTGGTCGGGGGAATGGGGTGGATCCCTGTCGGAATTGCTAGGGATCCTCAATCAGGCGGGGGCAGTGGTGACGGATTTGCATTTGCAACGACAGTCGTTAGAAGAATACTTTGTCGATCAGGTGCGGGCGGTGGAGGGGGATCATCCTGTATCCACCTAA